The sequence CGGCGGGTACCGGCCGGTGCGCCACAACGCTAGTTCATCCGCGCGGCGGTTGATCAACCCTTGCATGACGCGGCCGCCAGCGCGGTTGTATTGTGACCATGTCGCGAGCGCGCCCGCGATGTCACCCCGGTTGAACTTGTCGTCGATCGAGCCCGCGCGTATGGCGCCGGTATTGAGCTGAAACGAGCACGCCGCGTCGAACTGTGCCTGGTTGATCTCCGCCTTGAACGCAAGCCGGACGCTGGCTTGCACCGGTTGCATGTCGTTCGAATAAATCTGGAATGCACCGGGAATGTTCACACGGTCGCCGCGTCGCACATCAGGAAGCCCGGCCGCGCGTGTGTGACCAATACCTATTGTCCACGGTTCTCGACCGGTTCCAGGGTCAGCATAGGCGAACAGATACAACGCCTCATGCGCCGCCGAGAAGGCCGCTCCAGCCTGCGAAAGTCGTCCAGTCGTCATGATCACAGGGTCCCTAGGGTGAGGGTGTTACCGCGCCGCCTGGCGCGCGTATCTGCATTATGGTCGGTTTGAACCAACCATTGTCGAGGCGTTCCCTAATGAACACCAACCGTTCGGCTTGTCGCGCCATTTCAGCGGCGTTGATATTGCTCGAAATATAAGTGATCGCAGTAGAGGCCGCACCGATTAGAATAGTAATTGCAACAATGAGCGGCACGACCTTGTAAACGTCTAACTTTGGCTGTGCCGTAACCGTTGTCACGGCTGTAACGACTGTGTCTAGCTTGCTTCCTAATTCGGTCACATTTCGCGCAACCTCGCCGAGTGACCGTTCGACGTGGATAAGCCGGTTTTTCTGTTCCACGCCTTGAAGTTCCAGACTGTCTA comes from Candidatus Saccharimonadia bacterium and encodes:
- a CDS encoding lysozyme; translation: MTTGRLSQAGAAFSAAHEALYLFAYADPGTGREPWTIGIGHTRAAGLPDVRRGDRVNIPGAFQIYSNDMQPVQASVRLAFKAEINQAQFDAACSFQLNTGAIRAGSIDDKFNRGDIAGALATWSQYNRAGGRVMQGLINRRADELALWRTGRYPPSKILVHDTATGSGRYIAASAVPWGDSMPATPPPVITADRPLPPVVRSPVPAGEPVRAVVVGAASVDPVVPWWRRALKLIGVSYA